The genomic interval tgtgatacgtaCATTATGTGTCTCAGTTTTTGCCatagaggctgaatatatatataaactgcgtggtgattgatttttattattgttatgattccagccgcatgtggctgagtatttagtgcttgtagaaaatttttgattgtccgccgcacaggggagatgctgccgaaattttctcggacagggactcttctgggggcgtgacaatttagtggtatcagagcatttattgtcacgcccccagaagagtccctgtccgagaaaatttcggcagcatctcccctgtacggcggacaatcaaaattttctacaagcactaaatactcagccacaggcggctggaataataacagtaatgaaaatcaatcaccacgcaatttatatatatatattcagcctctggctgacacaaccacgcagtaataatactctgactcgaaatcaaccctactcaactacactcgtaaagcccaaatccgatttttttcttacctcttttgctgttcaggcaggcatgtagtagagtaaatccaaatcatacgaaaagttcatccaacggaaagattccatacaatatccatatgtaagtccaaaacaaaactaaaataaagtctgatagcgaaaagctaaaatgaaacaactcaaaaaccagcagcggagtagcactacgtgcagtggggactagcgactggaactccctcctgacagcatcaacctgaaaataacaacaatggaggcggggtgagtccaacactcagcaggtacagttgatatgcaaagtaaagaaataacacctaacactaatcatgcgtacagtctcctgatataagaaagatatatatatgcatctgaagtaaacaggagaatgctgtactaaccaggtcctgagtataaggtcaaacagtccgagggataaggaaatcctgtatgcatgtcaaacataggtatccaaacaatatgcagcacataaatgcagcaaacacaaacacaagcaataaatgcatcatgcatatgatgccaatgatgcgtcctggtcacccctgacgccagtcgatcatctcataccaaagtgaggccgagtgggtagggctgtgacaaccgtgcactctgtcgtcactactcctgatgagtgaccgagtggacgggatgctgtcggagtacacctatcctcctaccccaaatcatagatgggggagcgcaatgctctcaactcccggtactcaaagacggggaggaatccctgccggataacacgttgtgtcacactacccatgagcggaccaacggtgcctaacagagtccctgctgcaacacactcagcctgaatcgaccactaacccatgagtggtggtgtgtgcagatccatgtaactggcgatgtgctcaacaataatggagcggactatcgcacagcatgcaatcatgcaaatgatgcatggcaataaccatataaacatcctgacctaatccatatatatagaaatgtacaccctaggtcaaagaatcatatcaaatcaaggtacacagaaggtataaaaacctaggtcctgaacatggtcaagcatggcatatcactacccctataagcatatataaacaggtaaaatatacctgagatgcaaaaccaatcaatcaatcaagcatgtaagatttgggtagtgattaaccgaaacagataagaaacacaattaatgcaacatgttaatttaattactaagcatatcaaatgacataagtcaaaagtacccgcctccaataggaatgtccaaatccgacatcgagatactcgtctcgcgtcaaaatcctgtatccaataaatacatttttatttagctaaaattcgaacgaattgctaaataaatccttaaaatcatttagggcaaaaccctaaataataatcatcaacttatctaaataaagtctaacgataaattagggttagttacctaatccccaatccaccattagatcaattccaaactacctaatcctatcaatcaatcatcaacaacatgatcaaagtaaaaccctaaaccttacctcagttCACTATTCAAATGACTGCAgtgaaaggttgcttgctgctgaaaaatcatccacactaccaggatcaaaataaaatccacaacaacaattaaataccctATACTATCAATTAGGGCAGCACCCAATACTCTGTAAATATGAGCCTCCAACCAAAAATACCTAAATTTCCTTACCTATCTTCTGAATTCCGGCAATCTAGGGCAAAGTGGCCGGCTGCCGGCAGTGCAAGGGCACAACTTTagcagggctcggctagggcagaagctctgctcgacgatcggagggaaagctctagggctgaggaaggccggcggcagcgctGCTCCGGGCGGAGGGAGAGGCGATCGGCGCTGTGCCGAGacgcggcagagaggaagaagggcacagagAAGTCGGACTTGGGAGAAAGGAGGAAGATGACCGGCGCTGCTCTGGGCGTCGCCGACGGCAGGGGCACCGGGGAAGGAGGtcggcgtcgggtggctagggcaagcaGAGGAGAGGAGCGGATGAGGGCAGGGGGATTTCGGCGAGGAAGTGAGgaataaaggaaaaagaattaaaagaaaaggaatttaaaaagaaaagtaaaaatcaacttttcctcacttaaatggggtaacccaaacagacttttctgggccccgtttttatccccgttaactcgtccgtacgagctccgaaaaattcccgaaaaatttccaaaaattccggaaaattcccttaatcatattcgcctatttccagtattttacaaaaggaattaaggaagtttttatttaaattttcttatttgtcaagaccaaggattataaaagagagggtaggggtgtcttcatggcaaacaactctattctatttccctccctctcttccttggtggtggccggccctattgcttctagctcttctccttttctcttcctcctttgtggccggcgacatcaacacaagaggagtccttggtggccggttctagctaggagaagaaggagagaaaggaggctttgtttcttgcataccttggagcttggtggtggtggccggacctctacatctcttgtagaattggtggtggtcgaatttagcttggagaagaaggggcttggtggttctcgtctcggaagattgttgcccacacaacgtccgagattagaagagaaatacggtagaagatcaagaggttatttgcttacaaagaaaggtatactagtaattattttccgcatcatactagtttttctttgtatgaattccaaacacaagaggcatatgattctagagtttcggatttgtttcaaagttgtgtttttttttgtttttcggatttgtgatttgattgttcttttcggttaaacctaatgttattataggaaattaaatattgaatttctattaaaggctttgtcgaggcagtggtggatgatctcatacccaagaaggtctagtgtctcgccatgtttgacctgggagtcgaTTTTAGAGATAAATATTTAGTCAACTatataatataggtggatttggatcaatagtgttaagttccgcttgcgatccaaatctaaaccattaagaacagataagttaaatttggaatcaataatgttaagttccgtttacaattcctaatttaatttctaaagaacacaataggttgtttaggaaaggttcgacacttgtacaaaaattttgtacagtgaaaccggtacgatcttcctaggaccaaccaacaaataGAAAGGCAAACACGTGGCGCTCAATCATCGGGAgtcattaatgaggcttaattaaaaggtatgtcTACGTGTTTGGCCATAATGATCGAAGATTTGCACGGTCTGTGAGAAATCTGGATGACGTCAAGGCGTTTAACGGAGAGGCATTGGGAAAGGAGAAAATTCACCAAGTGTTGTCACTCATTGTCCCGACCAGGCACAGATAATGAACTTGCACATTGTCGAATAGCCGGGGCATCATCTACTAAGAGAGGCATGATCCGAGCGACAACTATGGACCCAAATTGATGAAACACAACTGAACGATGAATATGTAGGGTCCGATCAGAACTTGGGGAATGCATGTAGGGTCCGATCGATTGCGTAAGACACCGAAGACACTACttatctagtcagtcggacttgcagtttCCTTCGACTATAcctgagggggaggcttgtgatacggcgaTAGACGAAGGCCCACCTAGCGCGAAGTCAACTGCcaatgtggaggtcaaagtcaaggtggtcaacgcttAGATGGTAAAGGGTCAAATGGAGGACTATTGCAATAATCAGTCGGGTTAGTGGGGGCCAGACAGACATGAGACATGTCTGAGCAGACTACCCGTCCAGCTCAGGGATGATATATAAATAGCCGAGGCTCAGTACAGAGTAGTAGGATGTCAAAGAAAACCAGATAGCTTGTCCGAATAGAGGAGGAGTGTATGTTACTACACAATCACCGCACGGGAGGGCAACTAAGGTCAACAGAACGGAGGAGTTCCAGCCAAGCGACTACCCTGCTCGGCCAAGCAGCGAGACCTGGATATAGATAGACACTACAAGAATATATGCTTTTAATGACATTTGAAAGTGTCATCATATACTACTTATACCGACACTTTTGATATAGTGACATTAAGTAAAAAATATCCTCTATAGTGATGTCGTCTAAAGCCTTATGACATTTCCTAGTGTCATTATAGCATAAAAATAATCACACAACTAATGTCATGAATAATTGTTATAGTGACAAAAAAGTGTCACTATAAGATTTGTAATGATACTCATACATGCCTTGTTATTATAATAATGATGATGAATTTATATGTCCTTTAAAATCATTTATTATGACAACTATAAGtgtcttgtattttatttatagTGACAATAAAAAATGTCACTAATGATAGTTTATAAGGTTAATTTAAAATGCCTCATTAAGTAATTTATAGTGACATTTACAAATATCATCTATACTAGTCTATAAGgacattaaaatttattattaatagtTATTTATGATGACTTTTTGAAATGTCACCATATGAGTTTTACAATGACATTTTTATGTACATGATTTGATGATTTGATGTTCTATTGtgacataaaaaaaatatcatatattaTGAAATACGTCTtccattttcaatattttcatgaTATAATATTCACACATATCAAATtaacataaatacaaataaaaattttaaaatagaaattaaagtgTTAATCAATAATTGTCATTAATTTTACAATTATTAATGTGCTACAAACTTGTCacctcaaaaaaaaattaaatcttgtGAAGCAAAATATAACCAAACATCTTCATTCTTTAACAAAGTTTTGTGGTGCATCTTCATTCTTCAACTATCACATATTCTCAAGTCCTTTTCTGTATTCCTTTGTTCGTCTCGATAAGAACATCCAATCTTTATCCATCACAATTCCAATAAAAAGATCTACTAAAACTAGTTCAACAAAAAAATAAGATTCAATCAAAAACTCAATTACCAAtatagaaattgaaaattttatttatgaacaACTCAAAAACACTGAATATTTCATAAACTGTAAACATGTGATCAAATAGATTTAGTCACTATGATAAACATGATAAGTCAATAAGATAAAATGATTTCAATGTGTCTACATATGTATGTTTAGTTATAATTCTGGAAACATAGAAAAATCCATTATCCTTCCTAcaagctaattttaattttaaaaagtcatgacATGACAGTAaagaatatttttatacttattatTAAAGAGCAAAGTCTAATAAAATATAGAAACAAAATGTACCAAAGATACATGATTTACTCTGTAGTTTGAAGGTTATGTCTAAGGGTATTGTAGTATATGTGTTCATCTTAATATGGCTGGTGCAAGCATTGTTACATTCAGGAAAGTTAAGATGCACCTAGATGAGATAGGATAAGCACCAAAAAAATCATGCCTCAACTAATTACAAAGGATTACCAAAGAAATCATGCACCTAAGTTCATCTTAATATGATTGATATTATGAAGATgtagttaattaaataaattacaaaATAATCAAGAACGTTGTTATTCATCTTAATATGCACCAAAGTTCATCTTAATATCATCGTTGTTCATCTTAACAAGGAaagccgagagaggaagagactGGAATCTACCTTAAAACTTCCTTCAGACCGAAACAAAATCAAGAACGTATCAAAGCAAGAAAAATATATCGCGTAGAAATTACAACAAGAAATCACATAGTGCACAGAAATCAACAAAATTGACCTTAACAAAATTACAACCTCTTTACCACCTGAAATCACATAAATCAACAAGAAATCAATTGTAAAtcttcaaaaaaaaacaaaaaaacaaaaaaagatcGCGCAGAAACTTACAACCTAGGGCTTCGAATCACTAAACGatggaagataaaagaataaggacCTCAGTGGGACAGATGGCGTTGGTGGCAGACGACAAGGCAGATGGTGCTGGTGGCAGACGGCGGGGCAGATGGCGTTGGTGGCACATGGCGTCGGTGGTAGAATGGGAGAGTGTCGGGCAGGGGCAACGAGAATCACTGgagggagaaaagaaaatttaGGGATTTCATGTGGTGTGTGATTTTTATGGAGGGAGTGAGGAAAAAAATTGGACAGGTTTGGaaaattaaagatttttttagtGGCATTAAATAAAAATGTCATAATAACATACctaattagattttttatttaattatttttttatttttaatcattaTATGTATAAATGAATGACActttttaataaatgtcattaacaATGTGTCAGAAAAACCATTTATTCTTGTAGTGAGAGCGGAGGAGtaccggccgagcggctatcccgctcggccaagcaacaggaTCACCGCAATCTctcttgacatccttttggggATAATGTTGTTGACATGAGACATGATCGACAGACGGATCGTACGACGAAAGCTAGACTGTATCATTAGGGATATGAAGGCTCTGTTAAGGTATCATGTCAGAGGTACTTTTTTGACAGATCGTTTTATAAGATGTATTGGAGAACGCACTCATGCCTCAAGAAGCATACACGTTGCCCATCTTGGCTCTATATAGAGGAGGTCCATCACCAGCGGAAGTACGCTTTATCTACTATTTGTGCATAGTTCTACAGTTGCTCTACTTTTCTCTACACTCTGGTGACTAACTTTAGCATCGGAGGGCTAATGTCGAAGATCCCTTCCCTGACTTGACATTGATATTACTTGTTTTGCAGAGCGGAACGAGGTCTATATCCAATAAACGAAGTCACCACATTTCTAACTTTCCACCTTCCCACTTTCGGACAGGAGCAATTCTTATTTGAGAGCATCTCCAAAAAGAACAGACGATCCTTAAAAAATCTCAAGAAAAATCATGTAAACCTTCAACCTTGCTCATGTTGTAAACATTTCTAGCCGAGAACATCCCTGCAACAAGGTATGCTACAAGAGCATCCCGACTAGGAATGTCCTCAACTTGCCGCACCTGGTCCACAAAAACACCCCAAACCGAGAATATCTTTGTTAAGCGAACCTCTACGACTTATAAATCTGGCCTTTACTGACGGTTGCAACTTCAACATAAGGTTGCTACTATCACGAACAAAGCCAACCACAACAGATGTGACTTGGTGTGACTTTCCTGGGGCGTCAAATGTACAACATCAACGCCACACTTCTGTTAAACGATGCGGCTTATAGACCCGTCAAATGTACAACATCAACGCCACACTTCTGTTAAACGATGCGGCTTATAGACCCATGCTTTTAATAGACAACAGGCCGATATAACCCCATACGTGTAGGCTCACACTTTTGATAGCCCGCATGCGAACACGACAGCCCACATGGACAAGGGCGGAAAGAGGTTAATGTCTAGTCTACGTAGGCTTTAGCCGGGgttacttttatttatttttatatgtaAATATTCATCCGATCAACTCTAAAGACTAGGTTTGGTAGGATATAATTTTCATTGtaatataatcaaaattatattataaGATTGATTATTTTATTGATAACCGTGAACAGAATACGATCAAACAATAATCGAGATCCTCTGGACTGCAACCCTTGATCCGCTCTTGGACCAAGGGTTGTTGATAGGTGGGATCTCATGGACCCCACCTGCATGAATTTCCATATACAAATAGAGTCCATGAATTTCCACCTATCCACCTATGAATGAAATGATCCATCTTTTGGACCGCACTTTACGATCCAGAAGATCCGATCTTGTCAAACAGTGGAACAATGTTGATCAACCGGCATCACCCTAGCTCCTTCCAAATTCTAATCATAATGAGGTTGAAGACGAAGTAGAGTAGTCAACTCTAACTCCTCTAGTCTGGAAGAATCGTTGTTGAAGGCTAAGACAATAAAGAATCATCATAAGTATATGCGTACAGTGAAATCGGCATCACAAGCTTCTCTCATAAGACTGGATGAGGATGAAAACCTATTTAGTCTTTCGTAGAGATCTCTATGTCGAATGGACTAGACCACCTATGTATCAGAAACTATCACAAGTATCACTCCAACTAAGTAATTGATCGAGCCAAGTAAAGCACAAGACTCAATCCTATCGAAGAATCATGTTCATTGATTTAGCTGGCAGGGGAGCTCAAAATTGGAGGGTTGACGTAGGGGCCACTGAGCCACCCTCGGGCGATGATGCGGTGCGCGGTCTCCGTCATGTGGATCCCGTCCCAGCTCACATGGGCCGAGATGTCGGAGCACACGGTCGAGCCATTTTGGTCGCACTTGGCTTCCAGATTGAAGTTGTATTTACTCATTCCGGGAGCTCCACAGCAGGTCCTCAGggctccagctttaaatcctgttcAGTTCCAAACAGAGTCAAGGCAGCTTGTGCTAGtcacaaaataaaattatataaaataaaatgcaTTATAAATCTTTTTAACAAATAGAGGAGAGAGGTAGAGGGGAAGGTTCCAGAACCCACCGTATTTGAGAGGATTGGTGACAAAATCGAAGATCTGGGCGTAGAAATCAGCGTAACGGATCGAGACGGCCGGGTACTTCTTCCCGAGCTGGTCGAGCTGCCGCCGGAGATCGGCGTTGTGGTACCAAGCCAGGGCATTGAACTTCCTCAGGCAACCAGTCCGGGGGCCGTACTCTGCCGGATCGGAGGAGTCGGAGAGCGTGAGGTAGAGGGGGAAGCAGCCGACTGGCAGCACAGAAGGCACGATGAGATCCACCGCGCCGAGGCCGATCAATCTCTGTCCGTCAATAATAAACTTCAGTTTTCACAGTCTGGAAATTTCGATATCGACGCATTTCAGCTatgaaaaaagaaagagaaacgGATTTTGATTACTTCGATGCCGTCGGCGACAACTCGCGTGACATGGGGCACGAAGGAGGTCACTTTAGTGATCGACCATCCGCCGAAGAGGCCGGTGTTGTAGTCGTTACCTCCGAACTCGCCGACGACCAGAAGCGATTTGCTCAAGAAATCCTTGCAATCTGCAAAAGGAATCTTACAGGAATGAGGAAGACAGTTCGATCGTCGCTGGGGAGAGAGATAGCGCGAGTGGCGAGACCTTGGGGCGAGCCGCAAATGGAAGGGAGCAACTTCTGGAACTGATCGATCTGCTCGTGGATGGAGGCATTCACATGGAGCCCATGGCTGAGGCCGCGCTGGtggaagaagtcgaagggcaaggcCGGGGCGGCAATGAAGGCGAAGTTTGCGCCGCGGTGGAAGTTCGTGTTGTTGGCGGTGCTGGGCGGCAGGTGCGGCAGTCCGATCCCTTCGGCTAGTGGAAGCAGATCGAGAAGGGAGAGCCATCAGAAAGAGGGGaaagggtaaaaaaaaaaataaaaagggggaTGGGTTGGGGATTCACCATGAAATCAATGACGAGGCGACCGTCGGAGCAGCGGCCGGTATGGTGGCCGAAGTAGGTCATGCCGTAGGGGAGGCCTGCGAGGACGACGTTTCCGGTGTCAGAGAGGGAGTCACCGAAGTTGAAGAGGGCGTTGTAGTGCTGAGCGGAGGCAGGATGGGAGGGGAAGAagcagaggaggaagaggaagaggaagaagaacggCTTCCCCATCGCTGCCGCTGCCTTCTCTTGCTTCTGATTTTCCAAATATCCCTAAAcaccttttaaaattttatttgtgcactataatacaaaattttaaaggacatttttaaaaatttaaaaattgttaaATAATAAATGTGAAGATGGAATTGGCCTAACCATGGAGACTTTTTTTTTTGGCTCCACGTGCTGAGATtgtttttttatgaatttattaTGTGTGGGTGTGTTTTAACTTTTAATTACCAAGACTTGAGTTAAAACGAAAAACAGCACGGTTAGATATAGGGGTGTAATTAGATCGACTCGGATTCTATAAATTTAATAGtacaattattatttttttatttaaaaattaatttatgaatttatTAACGAATATATTCAGAAACTAAGTCGAGTATTATAAAATTTGAGATTGATTTACTTATTTTAATGAATTTCCTTAAACGAAGTTTTATCGAATGAATAATTTATAagtgatttgatttatttatatcCTTAGTTAAATAACTGGACTAAaaacaaatatatttatcacattaatttataaaaataaaataaaatatcgtTGGCATAACACTTCAATCATATACAATAATACGCTAAGAAATTTGACATCCATTGGATATCTAGATAATAGTCTGGATATCTTATCATTACATTATAATCCCGGGGGTTATTTATTATATGAGTGTCAATAAAATGAATTCGGTCTCATGATTCTACCTAAATTAATCTTAAAAAAAATCAGATTCGAATTAGATGCTTTTAAATTCGAATCGGAGGGTTTGTAATTGAATTTAGATTGATCCGGTTGAATTTCAAATTGATATTTTAGTGGATTTTGagtgttaaataaaattttattttaaaaattaagatgtttttgTGTATATGAATATTAATGTTAATATGATAATGAGTAtttacataaaaataaaaaaaattatagaaaaattagtcgaaaaaatttatttttaatcaaattattCGGGTTGAATTTGGGTTGATCAAGTTTGGATTTAAGGATTTCAGATTATATTAAGTTCAATTTAGGATTGGAttaagaatttttataaatttattttccacATAATTCAATCCACCTGACTTGACATCCCTAAAAGGTGAGCAATTATTTGCACTTCTAAATTTACCAAACTCGTCATTTCAAAGGTTAGATAtctaaattaacaaaaaaaaaaaatacaaataaacttATATCCCTAGAGATAGTACCATGGTAAGAGGTAGAATGGTTTCCATATAATTaggattcaaaattcaaaatttgaactaCTCCTGATATTGAGATTGGGTCGTTCACCAAGATTATCATTCTCGGATTCACATTGTGTAGAAAAAAGATGATTCACTAGCCCTCAATCCGTCTCTAAATTAATACGGAGAAGATAAATTACGGATAACTACTAACCATTAATGCAGATGACAAGACATGAAAGAAGACATATTCAAACACACTAAAtttcaatatcaaaattttatacAATAATATCTTATATCTAACCACCACACATCATTGAGAGGGGTCAGATTCACCTTGATAGTGGATTAAGTCGATGACTTCAAAATTTAATGGTTCGAAACGTTCAATATCTACATTACCCataaaaaaatacaagtaaacTAGTCAATTGTGGCCTAACTCAATTGACTCTCGAGTCACAATTGGCTGTTCGAATCTGATGGAAGCCAGCCTCGCATGGACAGGGCAGACTTCAAACTTATCATGTTTACACGCATAGTATCGATAATAGAAACAAATATAATTcgaattcttattttttttaaaaaaaaatgagtttGGTCAAAGAATTAATTCgaattcttaaattttaaaattatgaaatatatttaaaattttaatccgATTTATTCCTA from Zingiber officinale cultivar Zhangliang chromosome 6B, Zo_v1.1, whole genome shotgun sequence carries:
- the LOC121991107 gene encoding GDSL esterase/lipase At1g28600-like — protein: MGKPFFFLFLFLLCFFPSHPASAQHYNALFNFGDSLSDTGNVVLAGLPYGMTYFGHHTGRCSDGRLVIDFMEGIGLPHLPPSTANNTNFHRGANFAFIAAPALPFDFFHQRGLSHGLHVNASIHEQIDQFQKLLPSICGSPQDCKDFLSKSLLVVGEFGGNDYNTGLFGGWSITKVTSFVPHVTRVVADGIERLIGLGAVDLIVPSVLPVGCFPLYLTLSDSSDPAEYGPRTGCLRKFNALAWYHNADLRRQLDQLGKKYPAVSIRYADFYAQIFDFVTNPLKYGFKAGALRTCCGAPGMSKYNFNLEAKCDQNGSTVCSDISAHVSWDGIHMTETAHRIIARGWLSGPYVNPPILSSPAS